In a single window of the Flavobacterium sp. W4I14 genome:
- a CDS encoding cysteine desulfurase (product_source=KO:K04487; cath_funfam=3.40.640.10; cog=COG1104; ko=KO:K04487; pfam=PF00266; superfamily=53383; tigrfam=TIGR02006) → MKQPIYLDNNATTPLDPRVLEAMLPYFTEKFGNAASRNHAFGWVAEEGVDYAREQVAKLIGCTEKEIIFTSGATEADNLAIKGVFEMYKEKGNHIITAVTEHKAVLDTCKHLEKNGARVTYLGVKEDGLIDLAELEAAMTPETILVSIMYGNNEIGVIQPVKEIAAIAHKHGALFMTDATQAVGKIPVDVNADGIDLMAFSAHKMYGPKGVGVLYVRRKNPRVKVTAQMDGGGHERGMRSGTLNVPGIVGLGKACELCRLEMESESVRLAALRDKLETTLNKMEESYVNGNTQHRLPHVANISFKYVEGEGLMMAMSDLAVSSGSACTSASLEPSYVLKSLGLSDDLAHSSIRYGLGRFTTEAEIDQAIEVTQKAVNHLRELSPLWEMFKEGIDLSKIEWAEH, encoded by the coding sequence ATGAAACAGCCGATATATTTAGATAATAATGCAACCACCCCGTTAGATCCAAGGGTGTTGGAAGCAATGCTACCTTACTTTACAGAGAAATTTGGAAATGCCGCAAGTCGTAATCACGCGTTTGGCTGGGTGGCTGAAGAGGGTGTAGATTATGCCCGTGAGCAGGTAGCCAAACTAATCGGCTGTACTGAAAAAGAAATTATTTTTACATCAGGTGCAACTGAAGCCGATAACCTGGCTATTAAAGGTGTATTTGAAATGTACAAAGAAAAAGGTAACCACATTATTACTGCGGTTACTGAACATAAAGCGGTTTTAGATACTTGCAAGCACCTGGAGAAAAACGGTGCACGTGTAACTTATTTAGGCGTTAAAGAAGACGGTTTAATTGATTTAGCTGAATTAGAAGCTGCTATGACTCCTGAAACGATTTTAGTTTCAATTATGTATGGCAATAACGAAATCGGTGTAATTCAACCAGTTAAAGAAATTGCAGCAATTGCACACAAACACGGTGCTTTATTTATGACTGATGCTACGCAGGCAGTTGGTAAAATTCCGGTCGATGTAAATGCTGATGGTATTGACTTAATGGCTTTCTCTGCACATAAAATGTACGGCCCAAAAGGTGTTGGTGTACTTTACGTTCGTCGTAAAAACCCAAGAGTTAAAGTTACCGCACAAATGGATGGTGGTGGCCACGAGCGCGGAATGCGTTCTGGTACATTAAATGTTCCAGGTATTGTTGGATTAGGTAAAGCCTGCGAACTTTGCCGTTTAGAGATGGAAAGCGAATCAGTTCGTTTAGCTGCTTTACGTGATAAGTTAGAAACTACTTTGAACAAAATGGAAGAGAGTTATGTTAATGGTAATACACAACACCGTTTACCACACGTAGCCAATATCTCTTTTAAATATGTTGAAGGTGAAGGTTTAATGATGGCAATGAGTGATTTAGCAGTATCTTCAGGATCGGCCTGTACTTCAGCATCTTTAGAACCATCATACGTTTTAAAAAGCTTAGGTTTATCTGATGATTTAGCTCACTCATCTATCCGTTACGGTTTAGGAAGGTTTACAACTGAAGCTGAAATTGATCAGGCTATTGAAGTTACTCAAAAAGCAGTTAATCACTTAAGAGAACTTTCTCCACTTTGGGAAATGTTTAAAGAAGGAATTGACTTGAGTAAAATTGAGTGGGCAGAACACTAA
- a CDS encoding methylmalonyl-CoA/ethylmalonyl-CoA epimerase (product_source=KO:K05606; cath_funfam=3.10.180.10; cog=COG0346; ko=KO:K05606; pfam=PF13669; superfamily=54593; tigrfam=TIGR03081), producing MNKIEHIGIAVKDLNSSIDIYQKLLNTDCYKTEQVASEFVNTAFFKTGENKIELLQATAPDSAIAKFIEKKGEGIHHVAFLVDDILAEMERLHKEGFVLLSDSPKKGADNKMVCFVHPKDTNGVLIEICQEIKWV from the coding sequence ATGAATAAGATAGAACACATCGGCATCGCGGTAAAAGACCTTAACAGTTCCATAGATATTTATCAGAAATTATTGAATACCGATTGCTATAAAACTGAGCAAGTTGCATCCGAGTTTGTAAATACAGCTTTCTTTAAAACTGGCGAAAATAAGATAGAACTGCTTCAGGCTACTGCTCCAGATAGTGCAATTGCTAAATTTATCGAAAAAAAAGGGGAGGGGATCCATCATGTCGCTTTTCTGGTTGATGATATCCTGGCAGAAATGGAACGCCTGCATAAAGAAGGTTTTGTGCTGCTCAGCGATTCGCCAAAAAAGGGTGCAGACAATAAAATGGTGTGTTTTGTACATCCAAAGGATACGAATGGTGTGTTGATCGAGATCTGCCAAGAAATTAAATGGGTATAA
- a CDS encoding hypothetical protein (product_source=Hypo-rule applied; cath_funfam=3.40.50.300; superfamily=54626), whose amino-acid sequence MSLISIISKDFDIPDHLSENQLRDAMVDVFAYLIDNDFPKLIQILYKADVDQYKLKELLETVEGSSSAEVIADAYIARQKAKIETWKKYSQKKD is encoded by the coding sequence ATGTCCTTAATTAGTATCATCAGTAAAGATTTCGATATACCAGATCATCTTTCTGAGAATCAGTTGCGGGATGCAATGGTTGATGTCTTTGCTTATTTAATCGATAACGACTTTCCAAAACTGATCCAGATCTTATATAAGGCAGATGTAGATCAATATAAATTAAAGGAACTGCTGGAAACGGTTGAAGGCTCTAGTTCGGCTGAAGTAATTGCCGATGCCTATATTGCCCGTCAGAAGGCTAAAATAGAAACCTGGAAAAAATACAGTCAAAAGAAGGATTAA
- a CDS encoding hypothetical protein (product_source=Hypo-rule applied), which translates to MRKDSEFGGIIHSSCSGKLYIKSPDFFAQPRIKQMVGALMESSIFKKIEKDKTRNSL; encoded by the coding sequence ATGAGAAAAGATAGCGAGTTTGGTGGAATTATCCATTCTAGCTGTAGCGGAAAGCTCTACATTAAAAGCCCCGATTTCTTTGCGCAGCCAAGGATCAAACAAATGGTGGGTGCTTTAATGGAATCGAGTATTTTCAAAAAGATAGAAAAGGATAAAACAAGAAATAGCCTATAG
- a CDS encoding hypothetical protein (product_source=Hypo-rule applied) yields the protein MTFPISLSTSILEDANILILFLIYKPKIKILNY from the coding sequence ATGACATTTCCTATTAGTCTTTCTACCTCTATTTTAGAGGATGCAAATATCTTAATTTTATTTTTGATTTACAAGCCTAAAATTAAAATTTTAAATTATTAG
- a CDS encoding large subunit ribosomal protein L31 (product_source=KO:K02909; cog=COG0254; ko=KO:K02909; pfam=PF01197; superfamily=143800; tigrfam=TIGR00105), with product MKKDLHPTSYRPVVFKDMSNEYAFLTKSCVDTKETIKWEDGNEYPLYKLEISHTSHPFYTGKMKLVDTAGRIDKFKNRYAKK from the coding sequence ATGAAAAAAGATTTGCACCCAACAAGCTACAGACCAGTTGTTTTTAAAGACATGTCTAACGAATATGCTTTCTTAACAAAATCTTGCGTAGATACTAAAGAAACAATTAAATGGGAAGATGGTAACGAGTATCCTCTTTATAAATTAGAGATTTCTCACACCTCACACCCTTTTTATACTGGTAAAATGAAATTGGTTGATACAGCAGGACGTATCGATAAATTCAAAAACCGTTACGCTAAGAAATAA